Within the Scyliorhinus canicula chromosome 6, sScyCan1.1, whole genome shotgun sequence genome, the region cttcccaaatattgagtggaaactctttcgatcaaatagtttggatggggtggtgtttgtgcagtgtgtccataTTGTTGCAGAggagccatattgttggagaggacagtgtgaaacagactggtaagctcaaggagatacttgctgggaaggaagatgtgctgggcattttgaaaatgtgaggatggacaagtcccccgggcctgacgggatatatccaaggattctatgggaagcaagagatgaaattgcagaactgttggcaatgatcttttcgtcctcactgtcaacagggtggtaccaggggattggagagtggcgaatgtcgtgcccactgttcaaaaaagggaatagggataaccctgggaattacaggccagttagtcttacttcggtggtaggcaaagtaatggaaagggtactgagggataggatttctgagcatctggaaagacactgNNNNNNNNNNNNNNNNNNNNNNNNNNNNNNNNNNNNNNNNNNNNNNNNNNNNNNNNNNNNNNNNNNNNNNNNNNNNNNNNNNNNNNNNNNNNNNNNNNNNNNNNNNNNNNNNNNNNNNNNNNNNNNNNNNNNNNNNNNNNNNNNNNNNNNNNNNNNNNNNNNNNNNNNNNNNNNNNNNNNNNNNNNNNNNNNNNNNNNNNNNNNNNNNNNNNNNNNNNNNNNNNNNNNNNNNNNNNNNNNNNNNNNNNNNNNNNNNNNNNNNNNNNNNNNNNNNNNNNNNNNNNNNNNNNNNNNNNNNNNNNNNNNNNNNNNNNNNNNNNNNNNNNNNNNNNNNNNNNNNNNNNNNNNNNNNNNNNNNNNNNNNNNNNNNNNNNNNNNNNNNNNNNNNNNNNNNNNNNNNNNNNNNNNNNNNNNNNNNNNNNNNNNNNNNNNNNNNNNNNNNNNNNNNNNNNNNNNNNNNNNNNNNNNNNNNNNNNNNNNNNNNNNNNNNNNNNNNNNNNCTCACGCACACtctcacatcacacacacaaacactcactctcACGCACATTCTAACATTATCACACTCACTCCCATtatcacactcacaaacacacacacacaaacactcactctcactttatcacactcacaaacattcacacacactcattatcgcactcacacacacaaacacactcacacactcattatcacacactctcacattatcacactcacacacacttactctcacattatcacacacacactcactctcgcacactcactctcacacactcactctcacattatcacactcacacactcactctcacaaactcacaccctcGAGCGGAAAGAAGACACCGGGTCCAGTTCCTTTTCAAAATGCACAACGCGGTTTTTAATGCCACACCTCAGTTAATAAAACAGCGGACAGGGACAATGACAAGTTTGGCTTCACGCTGCCGagcccgggaagggggggggggggggggggggggggggatgggacagAAGTACACAAGGGTTAGTGGTGAGTCGTGATGCGAGCATCTCACATCCATCCctccccacagcgccagggagctagCTGGGGAGCCTGAGGAGAGATCTCTGTCTGCTCCGGTGCccacctccccatctccctcccaccccccactatctccctcccccccccccacccccccccccttctcccttccccccccccatctccctcccacccccccagccacctccccctcccattctcactcccaccccccaaccacctccTCCGACCCCCTTTGCCCAACGAGGGCTCTCCCATCACAAACTAGGCAGTGGGCAGGGACAATGAGATCCTTGGCTTCAGACAGTGAAAATCTGCCTGCATTGCATAGAGATTGTGCCTTGGTaaagggtgggggctgggagagGCTCTCTCGGGATTCGGGGgcagtttcgggggggggggggggtggtggtcgaGGGAAGGAACGGAGAGCTGGGACTGGGTGAGGGGACCTGGCGAGAGGGGCAGGGATGGTGGAGACAACACAAAGTAATGGAGTGGGGGAATATATCACATTTCATCCTCACACACGGAGATCTGCAGCTTTCACAAGAGCTATGGAGCGGGAATGTAGGTTAATGTGTTTTAACAGGGTTATTTTTAAACAGCTATCTCCttcgctcttgctctctctccgtctctctatcctcctctccttctctcccactctctctcacgaGGACAAACTCGCTGGCCAAATTCAGACCTTCTTGGGAGGCAGTTGCAGTTTAATGATCTCGTCTTCCGAAGGCTGGCGGATCACATCTTGGGAAAGAGACAGAAAGTGAGTCCACATGTTGTGgtgaccctcaccaccaccccccaccacaactCTGGGAGCCCCaatcctcccatccccctccccctccctcccctcccccttctccccctccatcccctccaccctccccctctccttccctcctcccccttcccgcctcaccccctccatcccccttccccccctccatccccctcctacttccccctccctccctccccacctcccctccccctccccccacctccaccttccccccacGACCCCACCtactcccttccctccacctccccttcctcccacctcccccttccccaccccacctccccacctccccttccccccacctccccctttccccccacctcctccctcccccttccaccctcccccacccctcccctccctcccccatccaccccatcttcttcctctccctcccccctacccccttcccctcccctgcccctccccttccccctccctcccctttccccctcccccccttcccctccctcccctccccctcccttcccctccctcctccttcctcccaccaccccctttccccccaacctccccctttccccacctccccctttccccaccaaccccctttccccccacctcccactttcatccccacttccccctttcccccctcccaccccctccctccctcgccctctccctcccccctcctccccctccctccctgccccctccttccccccccctcctccccccccccctcctcccaccatcctccccctccccctcctcatccccccccccccaagatccaGGTGACTCCTTACCTTTGTATTTCACGGCGCTGGGGATCCGTGTGAACTTTGACTCAATCTCTTCATCCTCGGAGATTTTCAGGACTTTTGttctgtagtcaatgaccatggTCAGCAGGTCCGGGCGCCTGGACATCTCGAAGATATGCTCGATATACGAGAGATTATCTGAGGGCCACATAGATCGAGTTATACTGTGGCCGTCCCTTTCCCTACCCAGCCAGTCCACCTCAGCAAGATCCATTCAACTGAACCCCCCTCGTCCCCAACTACCtcctccctccaaacccccctcccctcccaaccaactccctccaatcatcctccCCTCCAATCACCCTCCCCTCCaatcaccctcccctccacctccctccctccaatcaccctcccctccaacccctctcaccccaattcccctcccctccaaccccctccctccaaccccctcccctccaaccccctccctccaaaccccctcccctcccaacaaaCTTCCTCCAATCACCCTCCCCTCCAATCATCCTCCCCTCCAATCACCCTCCGCTCCAAC harbors:
- the LOC119967779 gene encoding astrocytic phosphoprotein PEA-15-like isoform X3 produces the protein MADTELVQFAALLDDLSSNITPEDLSQLKLACKEDIPSERSQELTGCKDWFNFLEKHDKLSKDNLSYIEHIFEMSRRPDLLTMVIDYRTKVLKISEDEEIESKFTRIPSAVKYKDVIRQPSEDEIIKLQLPPKKV
- the LOC119967779 gene encoding astrocytic phosphoprotein PEA-15-like isoform X2 → MREREEIMADTELVQFAALLDDLSSNITPEDLSQLKLACKEDIPSERSQELTGCKDWFNFLEKHDKLSKDNLSYIEHIFEMSRRPDLLTMVIDYRTKVLKISEDEEIESKFTRIPSAVKYKDVIRQPSEDEIIKLQLPPKKV